In the genome of uncultured Pseudomonas sp., the window TCATGCATCCACACGCCGAGCCAGAGCACCATGACGCTGGCAAACAGGGCGGTAAGGCCCTCAAGCAACTCACGCTGAGCGCCGCTGACGTCGATCAGATACGCAGCCAGCGCCCAGGTGCCAACACCCACCAGCAAAGCCAAGCCCCAGCCCAGATGCACGCTGCGCACCGCCTGCTGCTGGCCGGTATTGCGCAAGAACGCGAGAATCGCCGCCAGCACCAGAATCGCCTCAAGGCCTTCACGCAAGAGGATCAACAGGCTGGAGAAAAAGCTCAGCGAATCCGACAAGCCATTGCCCTCAAGCAACGCCGCAGAACTCACCAGCTCGGCCTTAGCCTGCTCTAAACGCTGCGCAGCCTGAGGCACCGACAGACCATCCTGGAGTGCCTGCCGATAGGCCATCAGCGCCCGCTCGGTGGTCTTGCGCTGCGCCGGATCGAGGTTGTTCAACGCCCCTTCAACCAGTTCGAAGCCTTCCAGGTAGGCGGCTACCGACAGGTCATAGGCCTGCTCATGCTCACCGCCGCGGTACGCACTAAGGCTGCGCTCAAGCATCGCTTGGGTGTGCGCAATCAACTGCTGCGGGCCGCGCTGCTGCGCCGGCGGCTGTGCGCGCTGAACGCGGAACCGTGCAGCGGCCGCGTCGCCTTGTGCGGCGGCGACTTCGGCCGGGGTCATGCCGGCTAGCGCCGCCAGGCCGAACGACTCGCCCTGCTCAACAGGCGCAGCGCTAAAGCCGGCGATATAGCTGGCCAGATCCCAGCGCTGCCGATCGTCCAGCTGATCGGCATAGGCCGCCATATCGGTGCCGTCGATGCCCAGGCCGATGGTGTTGAACAGGTCGTACAGACTCAGCCGATTCAACCGCGCCAGGTCACCCAGGTTGGCCGGTGGCGGCTCCAGGCCGATACCCGCCGGCCCATCACCCGCACCGCTGTCGCCATGACAAACACTGCAATGCTGGGCGAACAAGGGTGCGCCACGGCTGGGGTCGGGGGTGATCGCCGGGGCCTGACTGACCTCATAGGCCGCGGCCAAGGTCGCGGCCAACTGGCGCGCCTGCTGCGCCACCTGAGCACCGCCTACCCGCTGCTCAATGCCCTCACGCAGACGGGCTACGCCTTGCTGCAATTGAACCTGCTCAGGCCGCGCCGGCAGCGCGACAAGCAACCCTTGCAGTACAGTGAGAAACTCCAGTTGCTCGCGGTATTCGCCGGAGTCGACAACCTGACCATTGGCCACAGTGGCCGGGTAGTCAGCGCCCAGATAACCGAGCAGATGCAGGGCTTGCGCCGCGCCCTCAATGGGCTCGGCCATGGCAGTCAGGCTGCACAGCGCCAATACGGGCAGCAGCAACCAACTGAAGTAACGCAATACGGTAGTCATATAGGAGCAGATCCCAAATACGAATGAATGACGATTTC includes:
- a CDS encoding cytochrome c/FTR1 family iron permease — translated: MTTVLRYFSWLLLPVLALCSLTAMAEPIEGAAQALHLLGYLGADYPATVANGQVVDSGEYREQLEFLTVLQGLLVALPARPEQVQLQQGVARLREGIEQRVGGAQVAQQARQLAATLAAAYEVSQAPAITPDPSRGAPLFAQHCSVCHGDSGAGDGPAGIGLEPPPANLGDLARLNRLSLYDLFNTIGLGIDGTDMAAYADQLDDRQRWDLASYIAGFSAAPVEQGESFGLAALAGMTPAEVAAAQGDAAAARFRVQRAQPPAQQRGPQQLIAHTQAMLERSLSAYRGGEHEQAYDLSVAAYLEGFELVEGALNNLDPAQRKTTERALMAYRQALQDGLSVPQAAQRLEQAKAELVSSAALLEGNGLSDSLSFFSSLLILLREGLEAILVLAAILAFLRNTGQQQAVRSVHLGWGLALLVGVGTWALAAYLIDVSGAQRELLEGLTALFASVMVLWLGVWMHDRRHAAAWQDYIKNSLVGGGGRFGFAVLAFFSVYRELFEVILFYETLWLQAGPQGHGMVLAGAAAALVLLLGLAWVILRGSRKLPLATFFGANALLLCALSVVFAGHGVAALQEAGVLGTRPLAFFEFDWLGIHADAYGLSAQAAALLAIVLLYGRSWLGERRRLAV